From the genome of Phreatobacter cathodiphilus, one region includes:
- a CDS encoding M48 family metalloprotease → MTSFTFPLRAAAAALAGLMAMTPAAEAQMPGGLPIIRDTEIENLLRDYARPLFRAAGVGGSQTNVIIVNNRGFNAFVANGRRIFINAGAILDSRTPNELIGVMAHETGHIAGGHLARLREAVERAQIIAALGMIVGAAGVAASAATGGGRSGVGEAAPGAITAGAHMGMRSLLSYQRGEEAAADRAAINYLNATGQSAKGMVETFRRLQNETMFVARHVDPYTVSHPMPADRIAIIEPLAKASPHYGKVDPPALDARHQLARAKLAGFLDRSDAITRRYPPSDTSLPARYARTIQMFRFGDRTRAAGMADDLIRSQPNNPYFHEIKGQILLETGQPAAAMGPLRRAVSLAPNAGLIRIMLGHALVASGNNAVLDEAIRELRLALQREPEAGDGYRQLAIAYGRKNDRGQADLASAQAAYHSGDLATARGLARRAQGSLPTGSPGWLIAEDIYNQRPRRN, encoded by the coding sequence ATGACGTCGTTCACATTTCCGCTTCGCGCCGCGGCTGCGGCCCTCGCCGGCCTGATGGCGATGACGCCCGCCGCCGAGGCCCAGATGCCGGGCGGCCTGCCGATCATCCGCGACACGGAGATCGAGAATCTCCTGCGCGACTACGCGCGGCCGCTGTTCCGCGCCGCCGGTGTCGGCGGCAGCCAGACCAACGTCATCATCGTCAACAACCGCGGCTTCAACGCCTTCGTCGCCAACGGCCGCCGCATCTTCATCAATGCCGGCGCCATCCTCGATTCGCGCACGCCGAACGAGCTGATCGGCGTCATGGCCCATGAGACCGGCCACATCGCCGGCGGCCATCTCGCCCGCCTGCGCGAGGCAGTGGAGCGCGCCCAGATCATCGCCGCCCTCGGCATGATCGTCGGCGCCGCGGGCGTCGCCGCGAGCGCTGCGACCGGCGGCGGCCGGTCCGGCGTCGGTGAGGCTGCGCCCGGCGCCATCACCGCCGGCGCCCATATGGGCATGCGCTCGCTCCTGTCCTACCAGCGGGGCGAGGAGGCGGCCGCCGACCGCGCCGCCATCAACTACCTCAACGCCACCGGCCAGTCGGCGAAGGGCATGGTCGAGACGTTCCGCCGCCTGCAGAACGAGACCATGTTCGTCGCCCGCCACGTCGACCCCTATACGGTCAGCCACCCCATGCCGGCCGACCGCATCGCCATCATCGAGCCGCTCGCCAAGGCCAGTCCCCATTACGGCAAGGTCGATCCGCCGGCGCTGGACGCCCGGCACCAGCTGGCGCGCGCCAAGCTCGCCGGCTTCCTCGACCGGTCGGACGCCATCACCCGGCGCTATCCCCCGTCCGACACGTCGCTGCCGGCGCGCTATGCCCGCACCATCCAGATGTTCCGCTTCGGTGACCGCACTCGCGCCGCCGGCATGGCCGACGACCTGATCCGCTCCCAGCCGAACAACCCCTATTTCCACGAGATCAAGGGGCAGATCCTGCTGGAGACCGGGCAGCCCGCGGCCGCCATGGGGCCGCTGCGTCGCGCCGTGTCGCTGGCGCCCAATGCCGGCCTCATCCGGATCATGCTCGGGCACGCTCTCGTCGCCTCCGGCAACAATGCCGTGCTGGACGAGGCCATCCGCGAACTGCGTCTCGCCCTCCAGCGCGAGCCGGAGGCCGGCGACGGCTATCGCCAGCTCGCCATCGCCTATGGCCGCAAGAACGACCGCGGCCAGGCCGATCTCGCCTCCGCCCAGGCGGCCTATCATTCCGGCGACCTGGCGACCGCGCGCGGTCTCGCCCGCCGCGCCCAGGGCTCGCTGCCGACCGGTTCTCCCGGCTGGCTCATCGCCGAAGACATCTACAATCAGCGCCCCCGGCGCAACTGA
- a CDS encoding DsbA family protein — protein MFKRLIAPALAALLAVTAPVLAQSAPPTAEERARIESMIRDYLLKNPEILQEALVELEKRQAQAEDRARAAAFAANRDALYRSPNQVVLGNPQGDVTLVEFFDYNCGFCKRALPETMELLRSDSRLRIVLKDFPVLGQGSVEAAQVAVALKMQIAPPKYLEFHQKLLGGRGQANGARALEVAREVGADMTRLQRDMQSPQVQQTLAENMRLAEMLRINGTPTYVVGDEVVVGAVGLEKLRENLARARTACAAQPNMC, from the coding sequence ATGTTCAAGCGCCTGATCGCGCCGGCCCTCGCGGCCCTGCTCGCCGTGACCGCGCCCGTCCTCGCCCAGTCGGCGCCGCCGACGGCCGAGGAGCGCGCCCGCATCGAATCCATGATCAGGGACTATCTCCTGAAGAACCCGGAAATCCTCCAGGAGGCGCTCGTCGAGCTCGAAAAGCGCCAGGCCCAGGCCGAGGACCGCGCCCGCGCCGCCGCCTTCGCCGCCAACCGCGACGCCCTCTACCGCTCGCCCAATCAGGTGGTGCTCGGCAATCCCCAGGGCGACGTCACCCTGGTCGAGTTCTTCGACTACAATTGCGGCTTCTGCAAAAGGGCGCTGCCCGAGACCATGGAGCTGCTGCGCTCGGATTCGCGCCTGCGCATCGTGCTGAAGGACTTCCCCGTCCTCGGCCAGGGCTCGGTCGAGGCGGCGCAGGTCGCCGTCGCCCTGAAGATGCAGATCGCCCCGCCCAAATATCTCGAGTTCCACCAGAAGCTGCTCGGGGGCCGCGGCCAGGCCAACGGGGCCCGCGCCCTGGAGGTCGCCCGCGAGGTCGGCGCCGACATGACGCGCCTGCAGCGCGACATGCAGTCGCCCCAGGTCCAGCAGACGCTCGCCGAGAACATGCGCCTCGCCGAGATGCTGCGCATCAACGGCACGCCGACCTATGTGGTGGGTGACGAGGTGGTGGTCGGCGCGGTGGGCCTCGAAAAGCTGCGCGAGAACCTCGCCCGCGCCCGCACCGCCTGCGCCGCCCAGCCCAACATGTGCTGA
- a CDS encoding nuclear transport factor 2 family protein → MTAVQALKPTPAYDRSTVEAVIQLYFDGLYESDVDKLGAAFHPTADLRWQDKGELQVLPYQDWLDRVAKRPSAKGQGHARHDFVVTVDRSDESTAFVKVQCALLPRFFTDYLVLMKLNEGWRIVSKSYRFDVRE, encoded by the coding sequence ATGACCGCCGTACAAGCCCTGAAGCCGACGCCCGCCTATGACCGTTCCACCGTCGAGGCGGTGATCCAGCTCTATTTCGACGGGCTCTACGAGAGCGACGTCGACAAGCTCGGCGCCGCCTTCCATCCGACCGCCGATCTGCGCTGGCAGGACAAGGGCGAGTTGCAGGTCCTGCCCTACCAGGACTGGCTGGACCGGGTCGCCAAGCGCCCCTCGGCCAAGGGCCAGGGCCATGCGCGCCACGACTTCGTGGTGACGGTGGACCGTTCGGACGAGAGCACCGCCTTCGTGAAGGTGCAGTGCGCGCTTCTGCCGCGCTTCTTCACCGACTATCTGGTGCTGATGAAGCTCAACGAGGGCTGGCGCATCGTGTCGAAGTCCTACCGCTTCGACGTCCGCGAGTGA
- a CDS encoding DUF2267 domain-containing protein, with protein MQELINRVAAAAGLDEGLAAKAVGMILGFLQKEGPQAEVQQMLAALPGAEGLIAQSEGGGGGGLMGMMGGMMGGGIMGLGANLMGAGLDMGQISTVGKELMAFGREHAGEDVMGRIVAGTPGLSQFV; from the coding sequence ATTCAGGAGCTCATCAACCGCGTCGCGGCCGCTGCCGGCCTCGACGAAGGGCTCGCCGCCAAGGCCGTCGGCATGATCCTCGGCTTCCTCCAGAAAGAGGGTCCGCAGGCCGAGGTGCAGCAGATGCTGGCCGCCCTGCCGGGCGCCGAGGGCCTCATCGCCCAGAGCGAGGGCGGCGGTGGCGGCGGCCTCATGGGCATGATGGGCGGCATGATGGGCGGCGGCATCATGGGCCTCGGCGCCAACCTGATGGGCGCCGGCCTCGACATGGGCCAGATCTCCACGGTCGGCAAGGAACTCATGGCCTTCGGCCGCGAGCACGCCGGGGAGGACGTCATGGGCCGCATCGTCGCCGGCACGCCGGGCCTGTCGCAGTTCGTCTGA